In Aeromicrobium sp. A1-2, the DNA window GTGGGCCGTCGGCAGGAAGGGCGACGACCGCCTCGACGTAGGACTCGGCGACCTCGGGTCCGAGCAGCTCGTACGCATCGCTGCGTGGCATCTGATCGACCCGGCCAACCGCGTCGATCGCGGCGGAGATGTCGGCGTCCGCCGGCGGCACGATCTGGCTGGAGTCCTCGAGGTAGACCTTGTAGCCGTTGTCCTCGGGCGGATTGTGCGACGCCGTGACCATGACGCCGGCGCTGCAGCCGAGGTGCCGGATCGCGAAGGCGAGGACGGGCGTCGGGAGGTGGGTCGGGAGCAGGAGGGCGTGCACGCCGGCGCCTTCCATGATCTCGGCGGTGTCGCGCGCGAACACGGCGGAGTTGTGCCGCGCGTCGTAGCCGACGACGACGCTGGGCCGCTCGCCGTGCTCGAGCAGGTAGGCCGCGAGGCCCGAGGCGGCCTGGCCCACGATGACCCGATTCATCCGGTTGGGGCCTGCGCCCAACGCGCCACGCAGGCCCGCGGTGCCGAACTGCAGCCGCTCGCGGAACCGGTCGGTCAGACCCTCGCGGTCGCCGGAGTCGAGGAGGGCCTGGAGCTCCTCGCGGGTCGCCGGGTCGGGGTCCTGGCTGAGCCAGTCGTTGGCGCGGTCGAGCAGTTCGTCGGTCATGCTGTTCCTCTCAGAAGGCTGGTCGTGGCTTGAGGTGGGTGGCGTCCGGTCCGCCGACGTACGCGGCCTCCGCTCGGTCCTCGTCACGATTTGGCACTCGTCCGCCGTGGGTCTCGGCATCGTCGAGCGGGTCGTAGCCGATCGCCCGGCCCGGCTCGAGGTCCCACCAGCCCCGGGTGTTGGCCGAGACCCCGTAGATCGTGTGGAGGCCCGGCTGGCGTGACCTGACCGCCGCATCGACCATGCGGACCGCGTCGTCGGGTGACAGCCAGGTCGACAGGCTCCGTGCCGTCGTGGGGGCCCCGCCGAAGGTCCCGATGCGCGCGGCCGTGATGTCGAGGTCGTAGCGATCGGCATAGAGGCTCAGCAGCGCTTCGGCGGAGACCTTGGCCACGCCGTAGAACGTGTCGGGCCGCGGGCGGACGTCGGTCGTCAGCAGCTCGCTGCGAGGGGTACGCCCGACGGCGTGGTTGCTGCTGGCGTAGACCATCCTGCTGACGCGGTGCGTGAGCATCGCCTCGAGCAGCCGCGCAGTGGTGTGCACGTGTGACTCCAGGGCTGCGGGCAGCGAGTCCTCGTGGGGAGTGCCGGCGAGGTGGACCACCGCGTCGACGCCGGCCACGGCCTCGTCGGCGACCGCCGGATCGAGGCAGTCACCGCTCAACCAGCCGAGGGTGAAGTTGTGGTCGGCCTGGGGGATCAGATCGAGTCCGCGCAGCTCGTGACCCAGCGCGGGGAGTCCCCGTGACAGCACGCTGCCGATCGATCCGGCGGCGCCTGTCACGAGGAGCTTCATCAGACCCTCGGCAACACGTCGCAGAGCAGGGCGCCCATGCGCACCGCGGCGGACTTGCCGGCAACCAGGACTTCTTCGTGGTTGAGCGGTTCACCGGTCATGCCCGCGGCCGCGTTCGTCACGAGTGAGATGCCGAGGATCTCCATGCCGGCGGCACGGGCTGCAATAGCCTCGAGCGTCGTCGACATGCCGACCAGGTCGCCGCCGATCGCGCGGATCATGCCGATCTCGGCGGGTGTCTCGTAGTGGGGTCCGGGAAGCTGGACGTAGACACCCTCGTCGAGGCTTGGATCTGCCTGCTTGCACAGGGCGCGCAGCCGGGCGGAGTAGAGATCGGTGAGGTCGACAAAGTTGGCGCCCACGAGCGGCGAGGTCGCGGTCATGTTGATGTGATCGCTGATCAGCACCGGAGTGCCGGGGGACCAGGCTGGATTCAGGCCTCCACAGCCATTCGTCAGCACGAGTGTCTTGACCCCCGCGGCGGCCGCGGTGCGTACGCCATGCACGACCGCAGCGACACCCTTGCCCTCGTAGTAGTGGGTGCGGCCGAGGAAGATCAGCAGTCGGCGGTCGCCGAGCCTCACCGAGCGCACGGTCCCGCCGTGTCCTTGGACTGCCGGTGCGCTGAAGCCCGGGAGGTCCGCGAGGGGGATCTCGTGCTCCGGCTCGCCGAGGGCGTCCGCTGCAGGCAACCAGCCCGACCCCATCACCAGCGCGATGTCGTGATCGGCGCCTCCCGTCCGTTCGCGGAGTGCGTCGGCTGCTTGCTTGGCCAGTTCCTGAGTGCTCACCTCCGGTACATTACGACAGTTCGGGCGACCCCGACCGGTGGCGACGCGCTCAGCGGCAGTGGGACACTGGACGCGTGACTCATGTGACGATAATCGGCGGCGGACCGGGTGGATACGAAGCGGCCCTGGTGGCCTCCAGACTCGGTGCGGAGGTCACTCTCGTCGAGCGGGATGGTCTCGGTGGGTCCACGGTCCTGACCGACTGCGTCCCGAGCAAGACACTCATCGCGACGTCGGACCTGTTGACGGAGGTCGGCACGGCGGCGGAGCTCGGTGTGCAGGTGCCCAAGGCCGTGCGCGCCGACATTGCCGCGGTCAACTCGCGGGTCCTGGCGCTGGCTCAGGCGCAGTCGAACGACATCGCCCACCGACTCACGGTCAGCAACATCTCGATGATCGCCGGGACGGCGACGATCGAGTCCGCCGGAGTCGTTGTTGCGGAGACCGCCGAGGGCCAGGTGCGGATCGAGACGGACTCGATCCTGATTGCGACCGGCGCGCACCCGAGGGTCAGCGCAGATGCGCAGCCCGACGGCGAGCGCATCCTCACGTGGGAGCAGGTCTACGGCCTGACCGAGCTGCCAGAGCACATGATCGTGGTCGGCTCGGGCGTCACGGGCGCGGAGTTCGCGAGCGCCTACAACGGGCTTGGCGCGCCGGTCACCCTCGTCTCGAGCCGCGACCGCGTGCTCCCCGGCGAGGACGTCGACGCGGCCAACGTGATCGAGGACGTCTTCACCCGCCGTGGCATGACCGTCATGGGCAACTCGCGGATGGCCTCGGTCGAGCGGACAGCCGATGGCGTCCGGGTCACGCTGACCGACGGTCGTACGGTCGTCGGGTCGCACTGCCTGTTGGCGCTCGGCTCGATCCCCAACACCGAGGGCCTCGGCCTCGAGGCCATCGGTGTTGAGGTGGACGAGGCCGGATTCATCCGGGTCGACCGGGTGTCCCGCACGTCGGTGCGTGGCATCTACTCGGCTGGCGACTGCACGGGCGTGTTCATGCTGGCCTCCGTCGCGGCCCAGCAGGGCCGCATTGCAATGTCGCACCTGCTCGGCGACGCGGTGCACCCGCTGGACCTGGGCAAGGTCTCCAGCAACGTCTTCACCTCGCCCGAGATCGCGACGGTCGGGATGTCGCAGCAGCAGATGGAAGAGTCCGACCTGCAGATCGACGTCGCGATGATGCCACTCGCGTCCAATGCGCGGGCCAAGATGCAGGGTCTCCATGACGGCTTCGTCAAGCTGTTCGTACGCCGGGGGGTGGGCATCGTCGTGGGTGGTGTGGTGGTCGGTCCCAAGGCCAGCGAGCTGATCCACGCGGTCTCGCTCGCGGTGTCGGCCTCGCTGACCGCCGATCAGGTCGCGGACGCCTTCACGGTGTATCCATCGCTGTCCGGGTCGGTCGCCGAGGCGGCGCGCCGCCTGCACCCGGTGGTCTGACCTGAGGTCGGTTTCGAATTACACGCTTGTGGTTATGTGACTCTTGTGGTGCATGGGACGAAAGTCGTGTCTAATTCACACTGACCCAGTGAGAGCCTTCCCCGCTCGCTCGTCGATCTGAATGGATTTTTCGCCATGAACATCACCCGCTTTGTGACCCGTGGCGTGATCCCACTGTCAGCCCTCGCGCTCCTCTCGACTGCGCTCGTCCTGGGGGTTCAGAGCCCGTCGGTTGCCCCCGTCGAGACCCGCGGAACGCCGGCCGTCGTGCGTGATCACTCGGTTCCCGTCACCGTGGCTGCTGACCGGGTGCACGTCGCACCCCAGGCGCACGATCATGACGAGGAAGCCGACTCCGGCGTCACCGGCCCCGATGTCGACACCGTGGTTGCCGAGCTGCCCGAGACCGTGGTCGAGCCCTTCTC includes these proteins:
- a CDS encoding NAD(P)-dependent oxidoreductase, coding for MKLLVTGAAGSIGSVLSRGLPALGHELRGLDLIPQADHNFTLGWLSGDCLDPAVADEAVAGVDAVVHLAGTPHEDSLPAALESHVHTTARLLEAMLTHRVSRMVYASSNHAVGRTPRSELLTTDVRPRPDTFYGVAKVSAEALLSLYADRYDLDITAARIGTFGGAPTTARSLSTWLSPDDAVRMVDAAVRSRQPGLHTIYGVSANTRGWWDLEPGRAIGYDPLDDAETHGGRVPNRDEDRAEAAYVGGPDATHLKPRPAF
- a CDS encoding purine-nucleoside phosphorylase — protein: MSTQELAKQAADALRERTGGADHDIALVMGSGWLPAADALGEPEHEIPLADLPGFSAPAVQGHGGTVRSVRLGDRRLLIFLGRTHYYEGKGVAAVVHGVRTAAAAGVKTLVLTNGCGGLNPAWSPGTPVLISDHINMTATSPLVGANFVDLTDLYSARLRALCKQADPSLDEGVYVQLPGPHYETPAEIGMIRAIGGDLVGMSTTLEAIAARAAGMEILGISLVTNAAAGMTGEPLNHEEVLVAGKSAAVRMGALLCDVLPRV
- a CDS encoding NAD(P)H-quinone dehydrogenase; this encodes MTHVTIIGGGPGGYEAALVASRLGAEVTLVERDGLGGSTVLTDCVPSKTLIATSDLLTEVGTAAELGVQVPKAVRADIAAVNSRVLALAQAQSNDIAHRLTVSNISMIAGTATIESAGVVVAETAEGQVRIETDSILIATGAHPRVSADAQPDGERILTWEQVYGLTELPEHMIVVGSGVTGAEFASAYNGLGAPVTLVSSRDRVLPGEDVDAANVIEDVFTRRGMTVMGNSRMASVERTADGVRVTLTDGRTVVGSHCLLALGSIPNTEGLGLEAIGVEVDEAGFIRVDRVSRTSVRGIYSAGDCTGVFMLASVAAQQGRIAMSHLLGDAVHPLDLGKVSSNVFTSPEIATVGMSQQQMEESDLQIDVAMMPLASNARAKMQGLHDGFVKLFVRRGVGIVVGGVVVGPKASELIHAVSLAVSASLTADQVADAFTVYPSLSGSVAEAARRLHPVV